The Negativicutes bacterium genome has a segment encoding these proteins:
- the larA gene encoding nickel-dependent lactate racemase, which produces MTRLAYGENWIEYQAAPQQLLGEILPRELPVLQDAAAAIRLALQNPLGTPPLREMMRGKRRIAIAISDGTRPVRSKLLLPVLLDELAGAGIAMEQISVLVALGIHRALTETELTALVGSETCQRVRVINHDPLDTILLGKTSRGTPLAINRCFAEADFKICTGNIDLHFFAGYAGGAKAMMPGLSTRAAIANNHRMQLEAGSASGILAGNPVREDIDEAGQLVGIDFILNLVQNESKEVVAVCAGDPILAHRAGCQIIDRLYKIPIARKATLVIASAGGHPKDVNLYQAQKALDNAAHAVQPGGTIVLLAACPEGYGEAVFAEWLQEANGQPQQVLQRLQRGFLLGGHKAAAIARVAMQARVILVSELPDQLVRQAFMEPAANLQQALQMAARQQTESIWLMPYACYTLPQEAALC; this is translated from the coding sequence ATGACACGATTGGCATATGGTGAAAATTGGATTGAATACCAGGCGGCGCCGCAGCAGTTGCTGGGGGAAATCCTGCCGCGGGAACTGCCAGTGCTGCAGGATGCGGCAGCGGCAATCAGGCTCGCTTTGCAAAACCCCCTGGGGACGCCGCCTTTGCGGGAAATGATGCGCGGTAAGCGCCGGATCGCCATTGCCATCAGCGACGGGACACGACCGGTGCGCAGCAAATTGTTGCTGCCTGTTTTACTGGATGAATTAGCCGGCGCCGGAATTGCGATGGAGCAAATCAGCGTTCTGGTCGCTTTGGGGATTCACCGCGCCTTAACAGAAACAGAATTAACGGCATTGGTGGGCAGCGAGACCTGTCAGCGGGTGCGTGTGATCAATCACGATCCGTTGGATACCATCCTGCTGGGCAAGACCAGCCGCGGCACACCGCTGGCAATCAACCGCTGTTTTGCCGAAGCGGATTTTAAAATCTGCACCGGCAATATCGATCTGCATTTTTTTGCCGGTTATGCCGGCGGCGCCAAAGCCATGATGCCCGGCCTTTCCACCAGAGCGGCGATTGCCAATAACCACCGGATGCAATTGGAAGCGGGTTCTGCCAGCGGAATTTTAGCAGGCAATCCTGTCCGGGAAGACATCGATGAAGCCGGTCAGCTCGTCGGCATCGATTTCATCTTAAATCTGGTACAAAATGAAAGCAAAGAAGTAGTCGCGGTCTGTGCCGGTGACCCAATCCTGGCGCATCGGGCCGGCTGCCAGATCATTGACCGCCTCTATAAAATTCCGATTGCCCGCAAAGCAACTCTGGTCATTGCTTCCGCCGGCGGTCATCCCAAAGATGTGAATTTATATCAGGCGCAGAAAGCCCTGGATAATGCGGCGCACGCCGTGCAGCCGGGGGGTACGATCGTCTTGTTGGCAGCTTGTCCGGAAGGCTACGGAGAAGCGGTCTTTGCCGAATGGCTGCAGGAAGCGAATGGACAGCCCCAGCAGGTCTTACAGCGCCTGCAGCGCGGCTTTTTGCTGGGTGGACATAAGGCGGCGGCCATTGCCCGGGTGGCGATGCAGGCACGCGTGATTCTGGTTTCCGAGCTGCCGGATCAGCTGGTGCGGCAGGCTTTTATGGAACCCGCTGCAAACCTGCAGCAGGCGCTGCAAATGGCGGCCCGGCAGCAGACCGAATCGATTTGGCTGATGCCCTATGCCTGCTATACCCTGCCGCAGGAGGCTGCCTTATGTTAG
- the iorA gene encoding indolepyruvate ferredoxin oxidoreductase subunit alpha: MSVVLLSGNEALARGAYEAGVQLAAAYPGTPSTEILENIAQYKTIRSQWSPNEKVATEVAIGGAIAGGRSLVCMKHVGVNVAADPLFSFAYTGVNAGFVIVSADDPGMHSSQNEQDNRQYARFAKIGLLEPSDSQECKDFIKLAFELSETFDLPMMVRITTRIAHTKGLVRLEEPSLPQPKAYQKNFAKYVTLPANARRLRVSLAERLHRLAEYNETSPLNRMEIQDKSLGVVTSGICYQYVKEALPNASVLKLGITNPLPLQLISQFAAQVEELWVVEELDPFMEEQISAASIPCLGSNGCIPFYGKELLPMIGELSPSILREKILGQPAEKAEPAPYSPERPPVLCPGCPHRNVFYTLQELHCTVTGDIGCYTLGALPPLSAMDTCICMGASIPMALGMEKVHPEMADRLVAVLGDSTFFHSGMTGLVDQVYNGGSATILLLDNSITAMTGHQNHPGTGIQLNGQVSVKINYENVIRALGVNRVCTVDAYDLAALRQAIEAELAVREVSVIIVRQPCVLIRNDLTGRCQVNPKQCKNCKACLKLGCPAMTQQDKKVLIDPTLCVGCGACLQLCKFGAIEKGVN, from the coding sequence ATGTCTGTTGTTCTTTTATCCGGCAACGAGGCGCTTGCCCGCGGCGCCTATGAAGCCGGCGTACAGCTGGCCGCCGCCTATCCGGGCACGCCAAGTACCGAAATCCTGGAAAATATCGCTCAGTACAAAACCATCCGCTCCCAGTGGAGCCCCAATGAAAAAGTTGCTACCGAAGTCGCGATCGGCGGAGCGATCGCAGGCGGTCGCTCCCTGGTGTGCATGAAACACGTCGGTGTCAATGTAGCGGCCGATCCGCTCTTTTCTTTTGCTTATACCGGTGTCAATGCAGGTTTTGTCATCGTTTCCGCCGATGATCCCGGCATGCACAGTTCACAAAACGAGCAGGATAACCGTCAGTATGCCAGGTTCGCCAAAATTGGTTTACTGGAACCGAGTGATAGTCAGGAATGCAAGGATTTTATCAAGTTGGCTTTTGAACTCTCGGAAACGTTCGATTTGCCGATGATGGTGCGCATCACCACCCGGATTGCGCATACCAAAGGTTTGGTGCGGCTGGAAGAGCCCAGTCTGCCTCAGCCCAAGGCCTATCAGAAGAACTTCGCAAAATATGTCACTCTGCCTGCCAATGCCAGACGCTTACGGGTCAGCCTGGCGGAGCGCTTACATCGATTGGCGGAATACAATGAAACTTCTCCCCTCAACCGGATGGAAATACAAGATAAAAGCCTCGGTGTCGTCACCAGCGGCATCTGTTATCAATATGTGAAAGAAGCTTTACCCAACGCATCCGTGCTGAAATTAGGCATAACCAATCCCCTGCCGCTGCAGCTGATCAGCCAATTTGCCGCGCAAGTGGAAGAATTATGGGTCGTGGAAGAATTGGATCCATTTATGGAAGAGCAAATCAGTGCCGCCAGCATTCCCTGCCTGGGCAGCAACGGCTGCATTCCTTTCTACGGCAAAGAATTGCTGCCGATGATCGGGGAATTGTCACCTTCTATTCTGCGTGAAAAAATCCTTGGCCAACCGGCCGAAAAAGCTGAACCGGCGCCTTACTCGCCGGAACGGCCGCCGGTTCTCTGCCCCGGCTGCCCGCATCGCAATGTGTTCTATACGTTACAGGAATTGCACTGTACGGTGACCGGTGACATCGGCTGCTATACCTTAGGCGCCCTGCCGCCGCTCAGCGCGATGGATACCTGCATCTGCATGGGCGCTTCCATTCCCATGGCGCTTGGCATGGAAAAAGTTCACCCGGAAATGGCCGATCGGCTTGTTGCTGTTTTGGGTGACAGCACTTTTTTCCACTCCGGCATGACCGGATTGGTGGACCAGGTTTATAACGGCGGCAGCGCTACGATTCTCTTGCTCGATAACAGCATTACCGCCATGACGGGTCATCAAAACCATCCCGGCACCGGCATCCAACTGAACGGCCAAGTTTCTGTCAAAATCAATTATGAAAACGTCATCCGCGCCCTGGGGGTCAACCGTGTTTGCACCGTCGACGCCTATGATTTGGCAGCCTTGCGCCAAGCCATCGAAGCAGAACTGGCCGTGCGCGAAGTCAGTGTGATCATAGTTCGCCAGCCTTGCGTCCTGATCCGCAACGATCTGACCGGGCGCTGTCAAGTCAATCCAAAGCAATGCAAAAACTGCAAAGCTTGCTTAAAACTCGGCTGCCCTGCCATGACACAGCAGGACAAAAAAGTCTTGATCGACCCGACGCTTTGCGTGGGCTGCGGCGCCTGTCTGCAGTTATGCAAATTCGGCGCCATTGAAAAGGGAGTGAACTAA